Genomic DNA from Cucumis melo cultivar AY chromosome 10, USDA_Cmelo_AY_1.0, whole genome shotgun sequence:
taaaactagatagggcccgagttaggattttatttttgacttaTTTCCTTATAcctttgtttatgcttttaatgagaaattcggggttttgttttattttttattttcaatttataaattttatttatcttttaaattagtaatgacttcagcttagtataaggagtcaagtcattacaaaatatatttgtatccatctaatataactatgatcagtaagttaatccttcataggttgtttaTAAGCTgagctgggtcaaaataccgttttaccccaagactacatcttgctcctcAAGTCCCACCGATCGTTTATTGAACAAatggtttaaggttcaacctataaactgaatccctctcatTGGGCCCCTTGTACAAGACCTGGAtccagtccttaagggaacaacctaccTACTACCCTAAAGCAGgtaagagtgaattccatcttgcaccttatgtcctCAGCTATTCACTCGTTCTTACCCGTGAAATGAGAGGCTTGTTGGGCCCTCGCTAAAGAACTACCCTCACCTATGAAGATCTAAGGATATGCTTGGCATTTTTCAGACTGCAATTCTAGAAATTCTTGATGCTTTGAATTCTTAGTCATACTTCTCCTTGAATTGTTCCTAGGTAATTTGATTTACATCCCCACCTAACATCCTCCTTGTAGACTCCGACCAGGTTGTACCTCTGTCTCTTAATAAGAACACGGTGCACTGAACCTTCTGGTTGTTAGTGCACCTCTATAATGAAAAATGGTCTCTACGGAAGTCAACCACACTGTGCCTTGGTGGGGTCTTCCAAAGATCTGTCGAACATCTAAAGCTTGTACTTCCTAAAATCCCTCAAGTGTTTAGCTTTTGTTGATATCTGATCTGACACGCTCTAGGGTTCAATTGGATCTTGAATAAGTGCCAGTGGGGCCTGAATAAGGGCTGGCGGGCAAGGCTGCTGTTAAGCACACGTCTATATTAACAAGTCGTTGAACCTATGCTCTATTGCAATGAGGTTCGCTTGAGTGACCAGTGCTGCAGGGTCGACAACTTACACTGTAAACTAACCTTCAAGTTGATTACATCCGCTCCTCTTCCTCGACCTCCCTgaccacccctacgtgcacctcttcTTGGCGGCATTTTCCTAATATCCACCAATAACTTCTTTAGTCATAAATAATAAATCACTTCATGCAGTTTAACATAGGCAAGGTCATACATATAAATCATGAAAGCGTACTTGATGACACCGGCGGATTTAGCATAGGCCCAGGGGGGcaagccccccccccccccaactatattgtctttatataatatatatataaagaaaactacttAATTACTAATTTTTATCATTAGCTTAGTGGTTATTCTGACTGTCAGTCCTCCTTCGAACCTAGATCCGCTATTGTTTAATGAGTGATAAATGATCGTTCTAGCCATAGGGTCACAAAACATAGACTTACATCATAAATCAGTCTATAGAACCTAAAACATAgtctctgataccaactgtaacaacccgacttttcaaactaagctgaggtcattactttaaTACTAAAACAGTTCATCTAAACATAAAAGTTCATGAAAACCTATTTAAAATCAAACAAATatcaaaaaataagaaaaattttcTTTGGACCCTATtccaaataaatttaaaagttcaTAACATCGTTTATGAagtcataaaaaataaatagatgtCTTAAACATGACGTTCATTTTCAATCCTCAAAACAAAAGCAGCGAAAACATTTAAACAGAAGCATTTAAATGAAAAAAGTTCCTACATGGCGATCACGAGTCCATCTTACCTCTCGTCGACGTGCCTTTCATAATACCTTTTCCTGAAAAGGTTAAAcataaaagggtgagtataaaaatatatccAGTAAAAAACCCACTACTGGTCCTGTTAGGCGTAAAAACGATTAGCTTCCTATTAGGGGTACCTGCAACATAACAGTCTTGTGATCCCATAGAATAcgcgtatcagtctagtgatctcgtagATGCACACATGAGTGTAGTGATCCCATAGGATGCACACATGAGTCTAGTGATCCAGTAAGACGTATACATCAATCTAGTGATACCTTAGAATGCACacattagtctagtgatcccgtaagatacacacatcagtctagtgagACTGTAGGATGCACACATCCGTCTAGTGATCCTATAGGATGCATACATAAGTCTAGTGATCCGGTAGGATGTACACATCAGTCTAATGATACCTTAGAATGCAAAcattagtctagtgatctcaTAGGATGCATACATCAGTCTAGTGATACCTTAGAATGAgcatattagtctagtgatcccatagGATACTCACATCAAATCTAGCGATCCCGTAGGATGCACACATCtgtctagtgatcccgtaggatacACATAtaagtctagtgatcccgaaggatgcacaacATGTGGTAATCTCGTAGGACACCGTGCCTATAAGGTACACTACACCATAGATAAAGGTAATAGTTACCCCCAATCCATTCTAAACAGTCCATGACAGTCACATCAAAACCCTTTTAAAACTAACAATTCATGTTCTACACATAACCAGTCAAAACCCACACGCTAGAGCACATCACAGTTTAATCAACAGTACAATACAGTGACATATCTAAACTACATATTACAGCCAGCGTctaaattcaatcaaaaaagtaaattaaaCCATCACTACTTTCTAACTACACATAACAGTCAAACTATCTTAGTCAATATATTCCAACTTTCGTATGAGTCAATACAATCCCAACTTCAATGTGAGTCCAATAGTAGAAATCCCTTACCTTAACTTTACCTAAACTCATTGATCAAATTAAAGTCCAATGAGACGAATCTACACAGAAACATAAAAACTCAAACACTATCTCAAACAAATTCACCCAACTAATTCACCCAAATGTGAATTCCACAACTCAtctaagtaaatggagaatcgAACTCTAACCAAACTTGTTGTATATTCTAAGAACTCAACCTCAAACACCTTCAAGGATTTAataatttaatccaacaatttAATCCACATTTACACTTAAAAATAGCTATGAAAATAGTCACAAAAACTACAATTTCGTCCTTACCACAAAACTCACAACGAGGCAGAAGCAACTTTTGGGTTAGACAGACGGAGGGCACAACAGAATGGAGGAATGCCGCGCGGGTAGAGAAACGCAGTGAAGATCGAATTGGACGTATAAATAGTACAGCGACGGCAAGCGGTTGGGTTTTATAGGGATGCGACAGTGGCTGATGCTGTACTTAGGTGGAAACAGTCAAACGAGGAACGTGATGTCAGCAGAGCTTCGTGGATAGAGGTAGATCAGAGAAGCGACGCGAAGTGTGCTTCACAACAAGTGGCTGCTGAAATTGCGAGAAGGAAATGACGGTATGACCAACGGGTAGAGGCTTCCACGGTTGTGACGATAGAGAACTAAGGTGTGTTGGCGATTGTCAGAGTAGCTGgcggaaaaagaagaaagaaaacaaagaaaggGGCGTGTGAGCGGCTGaaggaacgaagaagaagaaggagaatgGAGTTTAGGTAGGCAAAACTGGgttactttttaaattattattattaataataatatattgattatattatattctattctacttattatcatttatattttcatttccttttcttttctatttttaataaaaatcttttttcacaaaaaaaaaaaccaacaataataatacccaaaattttaaaacttaacaAAAAGTAATTTAGGTTGGAAAAATACCTCAAAATTTCAAGCcgttagaatatatatatatatatatatatatatatatatattcaattaaatccaattcaaCCAAAATGAACTTTTCCCTTCAAGATcctaaattaacttaaattctcaattcttttaatcaaccaaatcttctccaataaattagttattttaaaatattataaattccAATATGAATTATAACTCAACAATTAAATTTTAGCACCAATCcttaatataacacccaaataatttaacataattaataaaatccCCTTAAAGATTCGGGATTATATTCCTAATTTTCtcaataattatattccaataTGTCtgtatcaatttttattttaaataaatctaattccttatattttcttatttacacAATCATATCAACTTCCCTctataatcaatatttatctccaaataattaattatcttccacgataataaatctttattttttcacaaaataattatccttttacaaataattatattttcacacaatataattatttttctattttatcccttaataaatatcttttcttcaaaatacaattatctttttctttaaattattaaaatttatgtcataaaactcgtggtttgtagttaaaattatattctattcaataaagtggttattgagtacttattagtgaaaatataatactataatcttgaattcaataaactaaaatCTTGAAGCTATTTAGTATAGACTTCAACTTTATGAGAGGCAAAAATAGCTCAAATGATCTATAGTGGGCCAAGGGATCCCACACTCTCATTGGTCCGAAGgaatttggtttataggttggaccttagaccaattgttcaatagtgtcagtgggacttaaggaacaagatgtagtatcgggggtaaaacagtattttgacctagcTGAGTTACGAACAACCTAGGAAAGATTAAATTACTGaccatggttatatcagatggacacaaatatatttatagtgaggggagtgcaactacgggactttagtagaatgacttgttggttaacgaatgttgattagctcgaccTAGAaaggtttagccagttaatctcataacgttggagcccatgatctataggtccattaggttcctctgctagctcatatggaattaactcaGAACAATATGTtaggaataattcaaattgttcgaattaggtaaagagaaagaaaccgataaatatatgtgatataactgTCGGTTaaagagctttatgtttaaatgtgatttaaatattaaaaatatgaatatagattcatatttggaagctcatAATTGatgaaaatagtcaaagttatgaaaagtcaaaatgttgacttttaactttgaaagtCAGACCTTAATCGTctatatattcaaatgtgatttgaatttcagaaaaaatgAATGTGAATTCATGCCCGAAGGTCGAAATCAGTAAAGACGAACAAAATGGTataaagttaaaatgttgatttttgacttgaaaaagtcaaagtttgactttgacttgtatggtgaaaagacCATATTACCCTTGGACTAGTTattgggaaaatccaacattttgttggataatctcactaacacttagtgagataagtggctacatgagatgtgaACACCTAGGTCACTAATTTcactaatagttaatggattattatgtgttatttaaaatattaattacatgcaatttaacttatttaaagggcatttttcaaatttatgagAACTTTTTTGGtaaaattgattatttttgtttttctgaaattttaccaattttttctctcaatcTCAACCTAATCTTCCTCCTTTTTCCATCCCTCTCTCATATTTTCTTTCACTTAACAAAtcccacaacccgattctaaATTCAGAGAATATATGGTTAACACTAGTGGTGATCTCAATTCGTGTTTGTGAGGAGATATCAATGATTAGAAGGCTTCAAAAGAAAGTTATTTCTCTTAACCCTAATTAGGGTAGTTATTAAGCATtttaacttctaaattagtttagatgcatctagagtAATTTTCGATCTGTTATTACATTGTGCATGTCTCACTTTTTCatcataaataattatatttcaactaatataattatcttttcatttcccataataattatatatctATACACATAATTATTAGATCTCTAACAAAATTttcactctacaatttaattaaataacatcaataattatttaatttaatttagtttcaATAATACCAAAAATCTACAACTTTATTTAAACTTTATAACATACAATGTAATCAAATTCTCAACAAACCCACAAGTCAAAAcctataattaattaaaatattcatccaacaaatatttaattaattccaaatttctacaaaataaaataattctcattaaatgaattcaaaataatgtctaatgaattaaatctaattaaaaaaatctaagataattaactctaaAATTATCTTAGTTTTTTGAGGTGTTACATTGTAAGCTCTCATTCCGCtctcctttattttttctttatttaaataTCTTCTAAAATTGTGAAAAAGAAGTTGGAATATTTATACTCCTTGAAGGTTGAATTTTCTTATAACAAAAATTAGAACTAATTTAATAGGGTTTAAGACTTGAATTTTGTTAGATGtttaaaagaatgaaagagaaagcAAAAGGAAAGTTAAGTATGAAGTGAGGGGCATAATGatctttttcaagatcttttattaataataaagcttttttaaaaaaagagggaaaaagaaaaagaaaaatatatttttctcttcttcttcttgagcACGCCGACAGCCTCCCCTCTCTTGAATTTTCCCTTCCCCCGACCGTCTATCTCTGTCTCTCTCGCACGCCAACACACTTCCATCTCCTTCTTCCTTCCGTCTGCCCCATCGCCATCGGTAAGTTGCATAGCCGCTACCAACAAAGACCTCTGGTCGTTGACACCCCACGCGAGCGTTGTTGAAGTAGATTGCGCCGACGCCACCACCTAAAATGCCATCGTTCTAGCTTGGACGACAATCAACACTCCACCGAACGACGACCAATGTCGTTCGACTCCCTTTCTCCTTGTACAACGCTGAAGAGTACTAGCTTGCATGCCACCATTCACCGTTGTTGCACCAAAACCACGAATTTGATAGTAGCTTAGTTATTGGCTTGCGTGTAGCCTAGGTTACCTCAGAATTCTTGTCTCATATTTGTTTGTACCACAGCTGGAAATACCATGGCTCCGCCGTTCTCACTAAAATTTGGCTTTGGGATTTGACTTCTTGCAAGGATTTAGCTATTATTTAGTGGAGAAGGATAGAATTATTTTTGGATGTTCAACGCGAATTTGAGTAAGATTACAAGTTTTATGGTTTGGTTCTTAAATATCCATTTAATTCTAGTGTTAATATTGAATAGCTCTTGATGTTGAAAGTtagattttgaatttagaaagTAGTTAGTGTGTTGTCCATTGAAATTAAGAGTAGTTTGCTAAGTTCATGATAAGGTTTAAACTAACTTTATTGAGTTTTTCTAGAGTTCTTGAATGTTCATTAAGTTTAAGCATCAAAATTGAATAACCCATTATGGTGGATgcttattttaaatattatttttagaaaCATCGAAATTATAGTTAGAATTTTACATTATATAGTCTTTTTTACTAAGACAATAATTTAAgttatttttaatgttttacaACTACGGCATTCACATGATAATATAATTGAGTTGAATTTGAATAAACATCGTTTAATACATatgaattaataaaaattattgtaaattatATAGCTCTTTAATTTTTCAGCAGAATTTATGTGTATTTGATAATGTTAgtgttttagaatttttttttcatattttaatgaattctatatattttttttattttttacataattatattatatttaaactaaaaaatttaaGCGAAAATGTTGGAAAGATAacacaagaaacaagaaacaaaaacgattataaaaaattcttttgtttttatttcttttttcattaaacAGAAAATGAgaatagttatcaaacatattctccttccttattctaaaaaacaaaagacataagaaatagaaaatagaaaatagaaaacgGGAATATTATTAAACGGGTCCttaataaatgattatttgtctatcattgatacaaaacatataatttttaatgaaatatagattgtttatcactaatagacttcAAATCATCTTTTAGTAGCatctattttaattttctctATTTTCTGTATATAGTGCTGTATAATTCATATCATGTTTAGAGCCATATATGTAAGTGCATAtccaaaaattaaaacaaaacatcATATTTTGTAATTCAGTAATTGATACAAAAATACACTAATAATAAGAAATAGTACAGCAACTTATTTTCTCAAAACAATCATACACAccattatattaaatttaaatggaAGATATGCAAGAAATTACAAATTAATATAATCAATGTAAGGAAATAGAAAAACCAAACTGGGGGATTATTAATTAGTTACGAGAAGATCAAAAGTAGTGAAATGGGGAGAGTAATCGTTATTGCAATAGAAATCAGTAAAGGGGTGGAAGAATGACAGTGAGCACAACAGTGGCGgcatagagaagaagaagaaggccAGTGAAGTTGACAATAAGGCCTTGCTGTGAATGACCTAAAACCAATGTATTGAACCTTTGAAGTAACCCTAATTCAGCATTGCATGTTgctattaaaaatatgaatattccAAAGTAAACATGCCATGGCAACatgtttcctcttcttcttgATTCTGCTCCAGGGAAGAAGTACACAAAGAAACCAAATATCCACTGCAcaataatataaactttaattatatatcgtACAAATGTTGTACAAATATTTTGAATAATTGGGATGCGTAGCACTTTAATTTTATCTTATGGAAAAGTAATGTTTAAGGGGAGAAATTACCTGAAAAGCATACAAGGAAATGGCTATCAAACCAATCCAAGAATGCAATGAAAGAAGGTCTGAAAGTTTGATTTCATGGTGAAACTTGAAAGCCATACAAACACCAAAAATTCCAGATGCTAATGCCATTAGATGCAAAACCAAATGCACCACTTTTCTCCAATACTTTCTTCCTGGTATTGATTTGTATGCCATGATAGCTGCCCCCATAAAACCATATATTTTTAGTCTTTACACATAAATATTAACTAACACATATgagtaataaataaatatataacttGCATGTTAGGTTAAGCCATGTATTTAAATAAGTCTTACACACGTATAAGCTCGTCCAATAATAATCCGAAATTGCAGAGTTTTAATGAGATTCTAATTAATCTAAATTTGATTATTCAGTTATAAAAGCTGAATTTTGTTGGTTATTAGTTTGAGGTTTCGGGCCGACATAAATGGTTTTTCTCCGTcatgtattattattatggtATATTTATCCCAATAACCAATTAAGTGGAAATTAGTCCATCGTTAACTTTTCTTGTTACAAATTTGATTAGTTATCTCTTCTattgtgtatttttttttttttttttttaacttttaaagggtttaattttaaaagaataaaaatgttTGAACCGTGAGTCGAAATAGCTTttaaaaagttttcaaaaattattttaaactatttttatttttaaatctttatttttattttagtcCAAACAAACCTTAAATTGATTGTAATTTTATTCCAACCAGAGTTGTAATGTATATGTCGTCATCTTAAACGACATAGTTCAATTTGATGTTAATTAGTAATATTTGTATGGCAAAACAGAAAACTATGTCAAGATTAAAGCTATTTTAAGTACCTTGTCCTCCAAACAAGATGAACCCAATCATTAAAATCACATGCACCTTATaaataagaagaaaacaaaatatattgTCAACTTATGTTGTGTATCATCagaattatattattatattagaGGAAACGTAAACAAGGGAGAAACAAAAACTCTGCTACGTCTATCACTTGATGGTAGTAAAGATTGATCGATTGTCTATCATTGCGTTAATCATCGTCTATTAACCGTgaatttttactatattttattaaatgacTTAATATTCTTAATTTTGGTTGCAAGTTAAAATCTGAGTTTTTTTTCTGGAGGAGGTAAATAAAGACTTCAATGATTTAATTTGTAAATTATAAATTTCTaatgaatattaataaaaatttatacaGTCCCAGAAATAAgattaaagtttaaaaatagaagaaaaaagaacatgtgGAAAAATGAGGACACTTCACGatctttataaaatatataagtTACTCTTCTTAACGATTAATAGATTTTGAGATGGAGCTTCATGCTTATTAAATATGGTATTAGAGTTCATGATTTTCAAACACATATATaatccaaaaaaagaaaaaaagcaaaaaaatttGAGTTAAGAAGGGTTAAATTTATATAGATGTTCATCTTAAAGAATCTGTTGCAATTGCAAAATCAAGGTCTTAGTTTGAtaaccatttctttttttttttttttttaaattaagtttagGCATAAAAACTCTTTTCAACTCTAAATTTCTTGATTTGTAAACTACCTTTTACcgatatttaaataaacaaagcCAAAATTTGAAACTTATTTTTGTTGATATAATTTGGTTAAAATTTCTAACTCTTTGTACTTGAGCAAAATGCAAATCATTGAAACAGGTTACTTGGTTATCCGACGAAATCTAGAATTTAAGTTGACAACAAAGTAGATAAAGAAGACTCATATTTAGTATCCTATATTTGTTATCACATCCcatatataacataaaatacttagacttttttttaaaaaaaaaattaacaaactaATTCGTGTAAATATTTGGtcaaatgttatatttttttttttaccatttttataAAATACTATATTATTTATACATAATAAtccttattaaatataattttacattttaaaatgaaagactgaaaatgtaaaaaatattaaaaatttaaaattaagacCAACTAAGGAACGGTACAATTTgaatgagaaagaaagaaaaagaaagagagactAACATTTAGAATCTTGAGTTTGTTATCAGATTTGATAGCAACACCTCCACTAAAATGAAGGATCCAAAGGAGAACGAGAGTTGCAATTGCTATGGCCACCAAATGACCCAACAAAGTCACTGGCCTTGCCATTATCTTGAAACTACCTCGTTTAGccattcaaataataataatactccTCTTTAACAaagcttttttatatttattatcaaAGTGGGAGATAGAATTTTGAATTGGATTGCCTATATATAATATAGAGagaattatatattatatattatatattatatatttattggtGTCTCCGATAAGCTTTTGTTTATTACAAAGTGTGAGACAACCAAAGCCAAACCGTCTCAAGCCGGCATCTTAAACCCTACTTTAATCCTTCAAATTTTTGCATTCCAAATATTAGGTTTAATTCTAAGTTTCGTCTTTCAATTGTCATTAACAAAATTTCCTAAAGAATTCCTTTTGTTgcattgtaaaaaaaaattaaaaaaaaaaagtatgatTTTTCCTTTAGTTAAGACTTAGTCGAATAGtggaaacaaaatgaaaaataacatAGAAACTTTTATTCACCCAGTTCAGTGAAACTCACCTTCATTTATAGAGCTTTTATAGTTCATATAAGTCGATTTTGTTAAAATTCAAACGAGTATAACACTTTACACAATCTAAAAGTCACTCTCCCTAGAACTAGTATTCTTATTAGTTATTTTctataaactaaaaataatcaGGTTCCCCTTGAATTGTATTTGACTATAATGAAGATAAACAGACTCCACCTGAGGTAAGTGACCCTATATCAAATTACTAAATCTTCTTTAAATCTCCCATCACGAATACACACTTCGAATCATCTACGTAGATATCAAACAATATCTTCATGTAATGTACTCTAAAAAGGTAATGACTTATATCTTCGTAAAGATTCTTCTCGAAGTTAGGGCTCGAGAGACATCTTTGAAGAATAGGTTGAAGAGAGAAGAACTTCCTCTTCTATGATTGAGGAGAAAGTTTGAAACGGACAACGAAAATGTTTCCAGTTGAAGGGCTTTACAAGCTGTCGAAACAAAAGTTTCACTGGCTATGTAAAAGCTTTCCCAGGAAGcaaaaaatctctcttttttttcttaatcatCCTTTTAGCGAGAGAAAAGATACAATAAAATtcctaaaagaaaaggaagatttTTTAATCTCTTCCTTTGAATGAAAAGAAACACAACTACTTATTTGTAAGAAATGTAACACATTATTTTCAATAGCTTTGTGTTATTTTGTTTTGTACTGTTTTTATTCTATATAATTAAGTTTTAAAGATTATGTTAAGTTCGTAAGTCAATCAATAATTTATCATACTGGTGCACATTGTTGAATATTCCTTGATTATAATAAGTTTACTTACCTCTCTCATTGAGAATATTTTTCTCAACATGAAACCTCACTTAATGTAACCGGTGTCAATACTCAAACGAACATTAGTTGATTCAAAGTTGTTATGAAATCAACAAATAATGAAATAGAACACATAAAGAGTAGAGAAATCTACTAATAGGTGTATTAACTAGTTATGTTCATGTTCGAAGTATTTGATAATAGATTTAAAGAATTCAAAGAACAAAAAccgaaaaaacaaaaaaattaaacttaatacAAGAATGATAAATCCATAAAGATACCATCTTAAATGCACATATATTGAAGATCCATTTAATTAAGAAGATAAATGAGTTACTTCTCTCGTTGTCATTTAGTTTTGAGATTGAATTTTCAAGCTTAATGCTAGTTGAGATATGCTTGCTTTGATTTCTTGGTATAAAATTTTAGAAGTTCAATaactaaaattataaattaatatatttttctaaagaATTGTTTCTACTATGCATTATTCATTAATCTTTTACAAGACACTTTAAAAGGATCtagttaaacataaaattttgtCAGCTTAGAccaaaaattgaaactattctatataataattttgaaaatattatagAGGTTGTGGCCCTAACAATTACATATGCTTAAAACATACTTTAGGTACCCAAATATAAATCATAATCTAAAGGTTAAAATGCAATTCCCAAACAACTATTTTCGGtcttgaaattttaaaatttaatcatTGTAGCGTATATAACTATTAATCTTGTCATGCATCAACCTAAAGTACGAGATTGATGATTTCAACCTCTAATATTTAGgggtttttaaaaatatattacaaATCGACataatatttacattgtatagtaCAATTTTTAATATGAAAAAAGCTCACAAAGCTCACAATGGAAAAATCAAATACCTCACCCAATACGCGATTAATCGACTACACCCAtccgtgtaattcttcttctaaatgatcatgatacgtgctcgtgtaggaaatgatacatgatTGTGTAAGTAGTATtatcaacacgatcgtgtagttttttttaatgatggaaaaaattgcttcaaatctaaacaattgtgttgacCACCCTAAACGATCGAGTTGACTATGgcatgcgatcgtttagatcattgTTACACAATagtgtaattctttttaaatatgaaaaaaatgcatagaatctaaataatcgtgttgaCCACCCTAAACTGATCGGGTTAACTATGGTATGCGATCATTTATATAATATCCACATGATcatatagttctttttaaacaatgggAAAAGGACTTCAATTCTAAACGATCGGGTTGATCATGCTAAATAATCGGGTTAACTATGATACATGCGagcgtttagatcatatccacgaTCATGAAGTGTtttttaaatgatggaaaaagggtttcaaatctaaacgatcgtg
This window encodes:
- the LOC103495163 gene encoding transmembrane ascorbate ferrireductase 1-like encodes the protein MAYKSIPGRKYWRKVVHLVLHLMALASGIFGVCMAFKFHHEIKLSDLLSLHSWIGLIAISLYAFQWIFGFFVYFFPGAESRRRGNMLPWHVYFGIFIFLIATCNAELGLLQRFNTLVLGHSQQGLIVNFTGLLLLLYAATVVLTVILPPLY